The genomic stretch CTCTCGTTGCACGTCACTTGGCCGCTGCCGTGCACGATGACCGCGACGGTGTTCTCCGGACCCGCGACGTCGTTGCTGCCGCCGCCGCTGCAGGCGACGGCCACGAGCAATAGAACGCCGATGAGCGCTAGCCGATGACCGCGGTGGGTGGTGGTTCCAGGTGGTGTCATGGATAGGCCCCCCTCTGGACTTCTAGCGAGGCGAGCCGCCTCTCCACGGGCGGATCCCCTCCTCGAAGCGCAGGTATGCTGTGGGGGGAAATATACGCCACTCAGGAGGCTACTTGAAGATCTCCGCGAAGAAGTCTCTCATGGCCGCCCAGGATCGCCGGTCGGCCCGCTCGTTGTAGGCTGCACCCTTGGAGTTGTCGTTGCCCGCGGCCGGATTCGTGAAGGCGTGGACGGCGCCGCCGTACTCCACCAGCTGCCAGTCGACGCCCGCCTTCCGCATCTCGTTCTCGAACGCGGCAAGATTTTCCGCGGAGATCGTCGGATCATCGGCGCCGTGGAGGGCCAGGATCTTCGCCTTGATGTTCATTCCGTCGGCGGGCGCCGGCGAGTCGAGCCCTCCGTGGAAGCTCACGACCCCGGCGAGGTCCGCGCCGCTCCGCGCCAGCTCGATCGCCGTGGTCCCGCCGAAGCAGAAGCCGATGGCGGCGATCCGTTTCGGGTCGACCTTCGGGTTCGCTCGGAGCGCGTCGAGGCCGGCGGCGGCCCGGGCGCGCAGGAGCGTGCGGTCTCCCTTGTACTTCCCGACCAGTTGCCCGGCTTCCTTGGTGTCCGCCGGACGGACCCCCTTCCCGTAGATGTCCGCGGCGAACGCGACGTACCCCAGCTTCGCGAGCTGCTCGCACTTCGACGTCGTGGAGGGGCCGACCCCCATCCAGTCGTGCACCACCAGGACGCCGGGACGCTTGCCCTGGATCGAGTCGTCCCAGGCGACATAACCCTCGAGAACGGCGTCCCCCTGCCTGTACTCCACCTTCTCGGACTTGACGCCGGCGTACGCCGCGCCGGCGAGGATCGCGGACATCGCGATCGGCGCGAGAACCCTGGTCATGTCGGACGCCTCCCTTCCTCCCGTTTCGCTGCCTCTCATTTCTTCTTGGCGACCTTGAGCTCCGCCAGCCGGGCGGCGACGTCGCGCCCGGCGGTCGCCGGCTTCACGCTCGTGTCGACGTAGAGGATCTTCCCGTCGGCACCGATGTAGAACGTCCAGCGCTTGGCCAGCCGGACGCCCGGCATGAGCACGCCGTACGCGTCGGCGACCTTCTTGTCCGGGTCGGCCAGG from Terriglobia bacterium encodes the following:
- a CDS encoding dienelactone hydrolase family protein is translated as MTRVLAPIAMSAILAGAAYAGVKSEKVEYRQGDAVLEGYVAWDDSIQGKRPGVLVVHDWMGVGPSTTSKCEQLAKLGYVAFAADIYGKGVRPADTKEAGQLVGKYKGDRTLLRARAAAGLDALRANPKVDPKRIAAIGFCFGGTTAIELARSGADLAGVVSFHGGLDSPAPADGMNIKAKILALHGADDPTISAENLAAFENEMRKAGVDWQLVEYGGAVHAFTNPAAGNDNSKGAAYNERADRRSWAAMRDFFAEIFK